In Chloroflexota bacterium, the genomic stretch GAAGTGGGCGGGGTTGTAGCCGCGCCCGGGCTTGAGCGTCTTGGGTCCGCTGAGCCGTCCGGCCGCAAGATCATCGAAATAGCCCGCATACTCGGCGCGGTCGTAACCGGGCGGTGGATCGGTCAGCCGGTGGGCGTTGGCCGGGTCCGTGGTCAGGCACAGCCGGTAGGTATAGGCCGGCAGCCGGCCATCCGCGGCTCCGGTTGTGCCCGGCAGGAATTCCCCCTCCTGGTAGTCGTAGTAGACCACGCCGGCGTGCGGCTCGTTGAACTCCTCGTGCGCCTCCCGCCCAAGACGGAAGGCGGCGCCCGCCGCCGCGAAGAGATCGCCCTCGTAGGTGGCGTCGATGAACTGGCGGCCGTGGATCGTCGCGGGGCGCCCGCTGCGCCGATCGACGATCTCGATCGCCGTCACGGCCAAATCCGAGCAAGTCACTTCGGTCAGCCGGGCGCCGCGGATCAGGCCAATGCGGCGTTGCTCGCCGACCATGCCCTCGAACACCGCCTCAGCCACCGACGGCTCGTAGTAGTAGCCGTCGTCGCACAGGCGCACGTTGTCCGAGTCCGCGCCGTGGCGCGCCACGTAGGCGGCCAGCACGCGCTCCGTGAACTCCCGGAACAGGCCGCCGATGAGCTCCCGATGCTCGATGTCGCTTTTGCCCAGCCCGCTGGCCGCCATGCCGCCGATGTGCCGGTGGTATTCGATCAGCGAGACCGAGTGTCCCAGGCGCGCGGCGGCCACGGCGGACGCGATGCCGCCCGGCGTCGCGCCGAGCACGACGACGTCCGCCTGCTGAGGCCCACGCGGTACTGGGCCGGCGTCGGTCGGCTTTCGGTTGGGGTGTGCGGTCACTCTTGGACTGCGGCGCGGCCGCGCGGTGCAGGTCAGCCCAGGGAAGAGTACGCGCTAGGTGACTGAGGCGAGGCGCGCGGCGTGGCGCCCCGGTTCGGTCAGTTGCAGGCGGTCGGCATCCCGCGTGACCAAGCCGCGGTCGGCCGCCGACTGCACCACGCGTTCGGCGAAGTCGGGCTGCCACCGCATGTGTCGCTGCATGTGGTCGATTCGGCTCTCGTCGTCGGCAGCGGGCGTTCCCTCGTGCGTCGCCAGATGGATCAGGAGCAACTGTCGGGCGAAGTCCCAGCGCTGGCGCCCGCGGCGCCGCGCCGTGACCAGCAGGCCACGCTGAGGCGCCAGCAGCAAGGCGAGCACGAACACCGCGCCGACGACCGTGGCCATGGCGCCGGCGATGTTGGCGTCAAGGGCGCGTGCCAGCCAGTACCCGCCGATCGCGCAGACGGCTCCAATGGCCACGCTGAGCCCGAGCAGGCGCGGCAGTCGATCGGTGAGCAGGTAGGCCGCCGCGGGAGGACCGATCATCAGCGCCACCACCAGGATGCTGCCAACGGCGTCGAACGCGCCGACGGCCGTGACCGACACCATGCCCATCAAGCCGTAATGAATCAACGCGGGCGAAAACCCGAGCGCCGTCGCCAGCCCGGCGTCGAATGTGGCCACCTTGAGCTCCTTGTAGAACGCGCCGCAGACCGCCAGGTTGATGAGCAAGATGCCGCCCATCACCCACAGCGCCACCGGCCCCAGGTCCAGGCCGAACGGGGTGAAGCGGTTGAACGGGGCAAACGCTAGCTCGCCGAGCAGCACGGCGTCGCTGTCGAGGTGCACGTCCCCCGCCAGGGCCGAGATCAGAATCACGGCGATGGAGAACAGGGCGGGGAACACCAGCCCAATCGCCGTGTCCTCGCGAACCAGCCCGGTCCGGTTGACCACCTCCACCAGCGCCACTGTCGCCAGCCCCACGATGGCCGCGCCGGCAATCAGCAGCGGCGACCGCAGATCGGCCACGATGAAAAACGCCAGCACGATGCCCAACAAGACCGTGTGGCTGATGGCGTCGCTCATCATGGACATGCGTCGCAACATCAGAAACGCGCCGGGAATCGCGCACGCGGCGGCCACGACGACCGCGACAAGTTGAACTTCGAGCTGCGCGGGCGTCACGGGGCGCTGGCCTCGGCCGCGCGTAGGCGCGCTGCCCGGGAGGCTCTCTCACGCCCCAGGTCGGTTAGCGTCCAGGCGTCGCCGGCGGTGCGACGAGCGAGACCCTGCGCTGCAAGCTCCGCCAGCGCGCGATCAACGACCGCACGACCGCGGATCGCGTACAGCGCCGCCACGTGGTGCGCGTGGGCGGGATTGCGGGTGTGCTGTGCCGAAAGCGCCGCCAGGTCACCAAGCACGGCCTCGAGGGCCAGCAGCCGGCGGTGGCGCCAGGCGCGGAATCGCGCCCAGGCGATCCCGCGGCG encodes the following:
- a CDS encoding FAD-dependent oxidoreductase, whose amino-acid sequence is MLGATPGGIASAVAAARLGHSVSLIEYHRHIGGMAASGLGKSDIEHRELIGGLFREFTERVLAAYVARHGADSDNVRLCDDGYYYEPSVAEAVFEGMVGEQRRIGLIRGARLTEVTCSDLAVTAIEIVDRRSGRPATIHGRQFIDATYEGDLFAAAGAAFRLGREAHEEFNEPHAGVVYYDYQEGEFLPGTTGAADGRLPAYTYRLCLTTDPANAHRLTDPPPGYDRAEYAGYFDDLAAGRLSGPKTLKPGRGYNPAHFDTLVRALSVTEIPNRKTDVNINPRPLAFPFPEENRGYIEGDDATRQRIRQRHRDLSLGLLWFLQHDEQVPAKHRRIANGYHLPRDEFTDNGHFPFQLYVREGRRLVGDYTLTEHDMTTGSRRHEDAIAVGEFPIDSFPCRKRQPTDTLVLEGYLGMLDAVTRPYEIPYRIMIPVEVENLIVPVAASTTHVAYSSIRMEPTWMALGQAAGTAAHLALRYNVTPRRVPVGELQRLLAAQGQVVANLASDRGPA
- a CDS encoding metal ABC transporter permease, producing MTPAQLEVQLVAVVVAAACAIPGAFLMLRRMSMMSDAISHTVLLGIVLAFFIVADLRSPLLIAGAAIVGLATVALVEVVNRTGLVREDTAIGLVFPALFSIAVILISALAGDVHLDSDAVLLGELAFAPFNRFTPFGLDLGPVALWVMGGILLINLAVCGAFYKELKVATFDAGLATALGFSPALIHYGLMGMVSVTAVGAFDAVGSILVVALMIGPPAAAYLLTDRLPRLLGLSVAIGAVCAIGGYWLARALDANIAGAMATVVGAVFVLALLLAPQRGLLVTARRRGRQRWDFARQLLLIHLATHEGTPAADDESRIDHMQRHMRWQPDFAERVVQSAADRGLVTRDADRLQLTEPGRHAARLASVT